The proteins below are encoded in one region of Juglans microcarpa x Juglans regia isolate MS1-56 chromosome 4D, Jm3101_v1.0, whole genome shotgun sequence:
- the LOC121259596 gene encoding leucine-rich repeat receptor-like serine/threonine-protein kinase BAM1, with protein sequence MQLFLLLLLLLYLHIQYPTVSAARLPEYRALLSVKSSITDDPQSALSTWSATTSHCTWSGVTCDFYRRRVTALDLSSLNLSGTLSPDLAHLRFLSNLSVAANQFSGPIPPELSSLSALRFLNLSNNVFNATFPSQLSNLKNLQVLDLYNNNMTGELPLAVTEMPILRHLHLGGNFFAGRIPAQYGQWQFLEYLAVSGNELEGAIPREIGNLTKLRELYIGYFNTYEGGLPPEIGNLSELVRFDAASCSLSGEIPPEIGRLQKLDTLFLQVNTLSGPLTVELGNLMSLKSMDLSNNVFTGEIPASFAELKNLTLLNLFRNRLHGAIPEFIEDLPELEVLQLWENNFTEHIPQGLGKNGKLQLLDLSSNKLTGYLPPNMCSGNRLQTVITLGNFLFGPIPEQLGKCESLSRIRMGENFLNGSIPRGLFGLPKLTQVELQNNYLTGQFPDTDSVPESLGQISLSNNQLSGPLPPSIGNFSGIQKLSLDGNQFTGRIPPQIGSLQQLSKMDFSHNKFSGPIAPEISQCKLLTFVDVSRNELSGDIPNEITGMRILNYLNLSRNHLVGSIPSSIASMQSLTSVDFSYNNLSGLVPGTGQFSYFNSTSFVGNPDLCGPYLGPCKEGVANFSRQAHEKGPLSGSLKLLLVTGLLVCSIVFAIAAIFKARSLKKASEARSWKLTAFQRLDFTADDVLDCLKEDNIIGKGGAGIVYKGSMPNGEQVAVKRLPVMSRGSSHDHGFNAEIQTLGKIRHRHIVRLLGFCSNHETNLLVYEYMPNGSLGEVLHGKKGGHLHWDTRYKIAVEAAKGLCYLHHDCSPLIVHRDVKSNNILLDSSFEAHVADFGLAKFLQDSGTSECMSAIAGSYGYIAPEYAYTLRVDEKSDVYSFGVVLLELVTGRKPVGEFGDGVDIVQWVRKITDSKKEGVFKIVDPRLPSVPLHEVMHVFYVAMLCVEEQAVERPTMREVVQILTELPKPPSSKQGDSICNNTITELSPPPPPPPPGTALDSPTATTTIDSKDSQQASPQSPPPDLLSI encoded by the exons atgcaactCTTCCTTTTGCTTCTCCTTCTGCTGTACCTCCATATCCAGTACCCAACCGTGTCTGCAGCGCGCCTCCCGGAGTACAGAGCCCTTCTCTCCGTCAAGTCCTCAATCACTGATGACCCACAGTCGGCGCTCTCTACGTGGAGCGCCACCACCAGCCACTGCACCTGGTCTGGCGTCACGTGTGACTTCTACCGTCGTCGCGTGACTGCCCTTGACCTCTCGTCCCTGAACCTCTCGGGTACCCTCTCCCCGGACCTTGCTCACCTTCGTTTCCTCTCGAACCTTTCCGTCGCGGCAAACCAGTTCTCCGGGCCCATCCCTCCCGAGCTATCCTCCCTCTCCGCCCTCCGCTTCCTTAACCTCTCCAACAACGTCTTCAATGCCACCTTCCCCTCCCAGCTCTCCAACCTCAAGAATCTTCAGGTTCTGGATCTCTACAACAACAACATGACCGGTGAGTTGCCCCTGGCCGTAACCGAAATGCCCATCTTGCGCCATTTGCATCTCGGCGGGAACTTCTTCGCGGGTAGGATCCCGGCCCAGTACGGGCAATGGCAGTTCCTGGAATACTTGGCGGTTTCCGGTAACGAACTCGAGGGCGCTATACCCCGCGAGATCGGGAACTTGACGAAGCTCAGGGAGCTCTACATTGGGTACTTCAATACCTACGAAGGTGGCTTACCCCCGGAGATCGGGAACCTTTCAGAACTGGTTCGTTTCGACGCTGCCAGCTGTAGCTTATCTGGTGAGATACCGCCAGAGATTGGAAGGCTCCAGAAGCTCGACACTCTGTTTTTGCAAGTAAATACGCTCTCGGGGCCTTTGACGGTCGAGCTTGGCAACTTGATGAGCCTGAAATCCATGGACTTGTCGAATAACGTGTTTACGGGTGAGATTCCAGCGTCATTTGCCGAGCTAAAGAACTTGACACTGCTGAACCTGTTTAGAAACAGGCTTCACGGCGCGATTCCTGAGTTTATTGAAGACTTACCAGAGCTGGAGGTGTTGCAGTTGTGGGAGAACAACTTTACTGAGCACATTCCTCAGGGGCTGGGAAAGAATGGGAAGCTTCAGCTTCTCGATCTTTCATCTAATAAACTCACTGGTTATTTGCCTCCTAATATGTGTTCTGGGAATCGGCTCCAAACTGTGATTACTTTGGGAAACTTCTTGTTCGGTCCAATCCCGGAACAACTCGGGAAGTGCGAATCTCTGAGTCGGATCCGAATGGGGGAGAACTTTCTCAACGGTTCAATACCAAGGGGTCTTTTCGGGTTGCCCAAGCTCACCCAAGTGGAGCTGCAGAATAACTATCTTACCGGGCAGTTTCCGGATACAGATTCCGTCCCGGAGAGTCTTGGCCAAATCAGTCTCTCCAACAACCAGCTTTCCGGGCCGTTACCTCCGAGTATCGGTAACTTCTCCGGTATTCAGAAGCTTTCCCTTGATGGTAACCAGTTCACAGGTCGAATCCCACCACAGATTGGAAGTCTACAGCAGCTTTCCAAGATGGACTTCAGCCACAACAAATTCTCGGGCCCCATTGCGCCAGAAATCAGCCAATGCAAACTGTTGACCTTCGTTGATGTCAGTCGAAACGAACTCTCCGGTGACATTCCGAACGAGATCACCGGTATGAGGATTCTGAATTACCTGAACCTTTCGAGAAACCATCTAGTTGGAAGCATTCCTTCTTCCATAGCGAGTATGCAAAGCTTGACCTCTGTTGATTTTTCCTACAACAACCTCTCTGGTTTGGTTCCGGGCACCGGCCAATTCAGCTACTTTAACTCCACGTCGTTTGTGGGCAACCCTGATCTCTGCGGTCCTTATCTAGGGCCTTGCAAGGAAGGGGTTGCCAATTTTTCACGCCAAGCGCACGAGAAAGGCCCACTGTCTGGCTCTTTGAAACTATTGCTTGTGACTGGATTGCTTGTTTGCTCGATTGTGTTCGCAATTGCTGCAATCTTCAAAGCCCGGTCGTTGAAGAAGGCCAGCGAGGCTCGCTCGTGGAAATTAACAGCGTTCCAACGCTTGGACTTCACGGCCGATGATGTTCTGGATTGCTTGAAGGAGGATAACATCATAGGCAAAGGCGGTGCCGGTATTGTGTACAAAGGATCGATGCCTAATGGTGAGCAGGTCGCCGTCAAAAGGCTACCGGTAATGAGCAGGGGTTCTTCCCACGACCATGGATTCAATGCGGAGATACAGACTCTGGGGAAGATCAGACACCGTCACATTGTGAGATTATTGGGTTTCTGCTCAAACCACGAGACCAATCTTCTGGTTTATGAGTACATGCCAAATGGGAGCTTGGGCGAGGTTCTTCACGGCAAGAAAGGGGGCCATTTGCACTGGGATACTAGGTACAAGATTGCCGTGGAGGCTGCAAAGGGTCTTTGCTATCTTCATCACGACTGCTCGCCCCTGATCGTCCATCGTGACGTGAAATCAAACAACATTCTTCTCGACTCCAGTTTTGAAGCTCATGTTGCAGATTTTGGCCTTGCCAAGTTTCTGCAAGATTCGGGCACTTCGGAGTGCATGTCTGCAATTGCTGGCTCATATGGATACATAGCCCCAG aATATGCCTACACGCTCAGGGTTGATGAAAAGAGCGATGTGTACAGCTTTGGTGTAGTTCTCTTAGAACTCGTTACCGGCAGGAAGCCAGTTGGGGAATTCGGGGATGGCGTGGACATTGTCCAATGGGTTCGAAAAATTACAGACTCGAAGAAGGAAGGAGTCTTCAAAATCGTCGACCCGAGGCTCCCCTCAGTTCCTCTGCACGAAGTGATGCACGTATTCTACGTTGCAATGCTGTGCGTCGAAGAACAGGCAGTGGAGCGCCCGACAATGCGCGAAGTTGTTCAAATCCTAACGGAGCTTCCAAAACCACCTAGTTCAAAACAGGGAGACTCAATCTGTAACAACACAATTACAGAGTTatccccaccaccaccaccaccaccaccaggcACTGCCCTAGACTCTCCAACAGCAACAACAACCATAGACTCAAAAGACAGCCAACAGGCATCACCTCAATCACCACCACCCGATCTTCTAAGCATATGA